In Paenibacillus sonchi, a single genomic region encodes these proteins:
- a CDS encoding DUF4321 domain-containing protein, with protein sequence MKKKNVGILLLFLILGWLAGAWIAKLLEPVKGLSFLTASTVLKWSPQADLDIITYDITIHLKLCLLSLAGIITALWLYRRL encoded by the coding sequence ATGAAGAAGAAAAATGTGGGAATACTGCTGTTATTTCTTATTCTGGGCTGGCTGGCCGGGGCGTGGATCGCCAAACTGCTGGAACCTGTAAAAGGTCTGTCTTTTCTTACAGCCTCGACTGTACTCAAATGGTCGCCGCAAGCCGATTTGGACATCATAACCTATGACATCACTATTCATTTGAAACTGTGCTTGCTCAGTCTTGCCGGTATTATAACGGCCCTTTGGCTCTACCGGAGGCTGTAG
- a CDS encoding Maf family protein: protein MIILASGSPRRRELLTLLGLPFEVISSDADESTPSGLAPAEIVRSLALRKAEAVLPSAGERAAVIVGSDTIVVLGNQVLGKPADKQDSRDMLQLLQGRTHQVYTGVACIGLPEGKTVVEHRVTSVTMRAMSMDEISAYIATGEPADKAGSYAIQGLGATLVERIEGCYFNVVGLPLSLLGEMLSGFGISVLGRQRSY, encoded by the coding sequence ATGATTATTCTTGCATCGGGTTCACCGCGCCGCCGGGAGCTGTTAACTCTGCTGGGCTTGCCCTTCGAAGTCATCTCAAGCGATGCTGATGAGAGCACGCCTTCTGGCTTAGCACCCGCAGAAATTGTGCGCAGCCTTGCGCTCCGCAAAGCGGAGGCTGTACTGCCTTCTGCCGGAGAACGTGCTGCCGTTATCGTCGGCAGCGATACGATCGTGGTGCTGGGGAACCAAGTGCTCGGCAAGCCGGCGGACAAGCAGGACAGTAGAGACATGCTGCAGCTGTTGCAGGGCCGGACACATCAGGTATACACCGGAGTAGCTTGCATAGGGCTGCCAGAAGGGAAGACCGTGGTAGAGCACCGGGTAACCTCTGTAACCATGAGAGCGATGAGCATGGATGAAATCTCCGCTTACATAGCGACCGGAGAACCTGCCGACAAGGCTGGCTCCTATGCGATCCAAGGGCTGGGCGCCACCCTGGTGGAACGGATTGAGGGCTGTTATTTCAACGTGGTCGGATTGCCGTTGTCGCTGCTTGGGGAGATGCTGTCGGGTTTTGGCATCTCGGTGCTGGGCCGGCAGCGGAGCTATTAG
- the radC gene encoding RadC family protein, which produces MESQTFMLRDLPHEERPRERMMHYGAESLSQAELLAILLRTGTRAESAIHIAQRMLGVAGSLRGLADLSIEELTNIKGIGPAKAVQLKAGIELGRRMANSRLTEPVIIRSPQDAAEILTEQLRYLQKEHFVCLFLNTKNHVIAQETLSMGSLNASIVHPREVFRAAMKCSSAAIICAHNHPSGDPTPSPEDISLTSRLLQAGEIVGIDVLDHLIIGDSRFISLKEKGFM; this is translated from the coding sequence ATGGAGTCGCAAACATTTATGCTGCGGGACCTCCCCCATGAAGAACGACCACGAGAGCGCATGATGCATTATGGGGCGGAATCATTAAGCCAAGCGGAGCTGCTGGCCATTCTGCTGCGTACAGGTACGCGGGCGGAATCGGCTATTCATATTGCCCAGCGGATGCTGGGGGTGGCAGGCAGTCTTCGCGGGCTGGCGGACCTAAGCATTGAAGAACTGACGAATATCAAAGGCATCGGCCCTGCCAAGGCCGTGCAACTCAAAGCTGGCATAGAGCTGGGAAGACGAATGGCAAACTCCCGGCTGACCGAGCCGGTCATCATCCGCAGTCCCCAGGACGCGGCGGAGATATTGACCGAGCAGCTGCGTTACTTGCAGAAAGAGCATTTTGTCTGCCTTTTTCTGAATACGAAGAATCATGTTATTGCGCAGGAGACATTATCCATGGGCAGCCTCAACGCCTCCATCGTGCATCCCCGCGAGGTGTTCAGGGCAGCTATGAAATGCAGCAGCGCAGCAATCATATGCGCACATAATCATCCGAGCGGTGATCCTACGCCCAGTCCGGAAGACATTTCTTTAACTTCAAGACTGCTTCAGGCCGGGGAGATTGTCGGAATCGATGTGCTGGATCACCTGATTATTGGAGACAGCAGATTTATAAGTTTGAAGGAAAAAGGATTCATGTAA